A single genomic interval of Camelina sativa cultivar DH55 chromosome 11, Cs, whole genome shotgun sequence harbors:
- the LOC104725046 gene encoding uncharacterized protein LOC104725046 has protein sequence MNTKTMRLPPRRAISGAVAGKQTVTAVKNPPPPPIKSILKKTPVIPPPTTAAVAEPGCSNQLLAGYLAHEFLNKGTLFGEVWNPARAQAGPFTAQLTETRKTKPSHDDVVEPSDHHHKRRRYVEVANILRVDGAHLPGIVNPSQLARFLKS, from the coding sequence ATGAATACAAAAACAATGCGTCTTCCCCCACGCCGAGCTATCTCCGGCGCCGTAGCCGGCAAACAAACGGTAACCGCCGTTAAAAATCCACCACCGCCGCCGATTAAATCTATCCTCAAGAAAACTCCGGTCATCCCTCCTCCAACAACCGCCGCCGTAGCCGAGCCGGGTTGTTCGAACCAACTCTTAGCCGGATACTTGGCTCACGAGTTTCTCAACAAAGGCACACTCTTCGGAGAAGTCTGGAATCCGGCTCGAGCCCAAGCCGGCCCATTTACGGCCCAATTAACTGAGACGAGAAAAACTAAGCCGAGCCATGATGATGTAGTAGAGCCGagtgatcatcatcataaacGGAGGAGATATGTGGAGGTTGCTAACATACTCCGGGTAGATGGCGCACACTTGCCCGGTATCGTCAACCCTTCACAGCTTGCCCGTTTCCTTAAATCGTGA
- the LOC104725048 gene encoding glutathione gamma-glutamylcysteinyltransferase 1, with protein sequence MAMASLYRRSLPSPPAIDFSSAEGKLIFNEALQKGTMEGFFRLISYFQTQSEPAYCGLASLAVVLNALSIDPGRKWKGPWRWFDESMLDCCEPLEVVKEKGISFGKVVCLAHCSGAKVEAFRTSQSSIDEFRELVEKCTRSENCHMISTYHRGVFKQTGSGHFSPIGGYNAERDMALILDTARFKYPPHWVPLELLWEAMDSIDKSTGKHRGFMLISRPHREPGLLYTLSCKDESWIDTAKYLKEDVPRLVSSQDVDSVEKIISVVFKSLPSNFNQFIRWVAEIRITEDSNKHLSAEEKSRLNLKELVLKEVHETELFKHINKFLSSVCYEDSLTYTAAMACCQGAEILSGCSSKKFCCRETCVKIKGPGDDEGTVVTGVVVRDGNEQKVDLLVPSTKTDCECGPEANYPAGNDVFTALLLALPPQTWSGIKDQALMEEMKQLISVASLPTLLQEEVLHLRRQLQLLKRCQENKEEDDLAAPACA encoded by the exons ATGGCTATGGCGAGTTTATATCGGAgatctcttccttctcctccggCTATTGACTTTTCTTCCGCCGAAGGCAAG CTAATCTTCAATGAAGCGCTACAGAAAGGAACCATGGAAGGATTTTTCAGGTTGATTTCTTATTTCCAGACACAGTCTGAACCTGCGTACTGTGGTTTGGCTAGCCTTGCAGTCGTGTTGAATGCTCTTTCTATTGATCCTGGTCGTAAATGGAAAG GGCCTTGGAGGTGGTTTGATGAATCAATGCTTGACTGCTGCGAGCCACTTGAAGTAGTTAAGGAAAAGGGTATCTCGTTTGGGAAAGTTGTCTGTTTGGCTCATTGTTCTGGAGCTAAAGTTGAGGCTTTCCGAACGAGTCAGAGCAGCATTGACGAATTCCGTGAATTGGTCGAGAAATGCACTCGTTCTGAGAACTGTCATATGATCTCAACGTATCACAGAGGCGTGTTTAAGCAG ACTGGGTCTGGTCACTTTTCACCTATTGGTGGCTATAATGCTGAGAGAGATATGGCTTTGATTCTTGATACCGCTCGTTTCAAGTATCCTCCTCACTGGGTTCCTCTTGAACTTCTTTGGGAAGCTATGGACAGCATTGATAAGTCTACAGGGAAACACAGAGG GTTCATGCTCATATCTAGACCTCACAGAGAACCTGGATTACTATATACTCTG AGCTGCAAGGATGAAAGCTGGATCGACACAGCCAAGTATTTGAAGGAAGATGTTCCTCGTCTTGTAAGTTCACAGGATGTAGATTCTGTGGAAAAAATCATATCAGTTGTGTTCAAGTCTCTTCCATCCAATTTCAACCAATTCATCAGATGGGTGGCTGAGATCCGAATTACAGAGGACTCCAACAAACATCTCAGCGCAGAGGAGAAATCGAGGTTGAACCTTAAG GAATTGGTGCTGAAAGAAGTTCACGAAACTGAACTGTTCAAACACATCAATAAGTTCTTATCCTCAGTGTGTTATGAAGACAGTCTGACATATACTGCTGCAATGGCCTGTTGCCAAGGAGCTGAAATCTTATCCGGATGCTCATCAAAGAAGTTCTGTTGTCGGGAAACTTGTGTGAAGATCAAAG GTCCTGGTGATGATGAAGGCACGGTGGTGACAGGAGTTGTGGTGCGTGACGGGAATGAACAAAAGGTAGATCTACTGGTGCCATCAACCAAAACTGACTGTGAATGTGGTCCGGAAGCAAATTATCCAGCAGGAAACGATGTGTTCACTGCACTTCTGTTGGCTTTACCTCCACAGACATGGTCAGGGATCAAAGACCAAGCTCTGATGGAAGAGATGAAGCAGCTCATTTCCGTGGCTTCCCTCCCAACTCTGCTTCAAGAAGAG GTATTGCATCTTCGACGGCAACTTCAGCTGCTAAAACGATGCCAAGAGAACAAGGAAGAGGATGATCTCGCTGCTCCTGCCTGTGCCTAG